GACTTTAACATCTTCAATTGGTTTTGGAAGGGTATATCCCACTCTTCCTGGGCGTGAAAGTTCGAAAATTAAAGGTTCATCCCATCTAGCTTGTCTATACATTCAAATCACCTCCTTTAAGGCAGAAATTAGAGCATCAACCCACTCTTTTCTAGTTGTTTCCGTAGCGGCAAAGAGTGCTGCTTCACCCAGCTCTGGGAAGTGACTTCCTACATAGTACCCACCGTGAATGTTCCTCTTGAGAAGTTCTTCATGGATCTCTCTGTAGGGCTTGTCAAATCTAACTAGAACATCCTTGAAGTTGACGCCATCGAATGGAATCTCAGCAACTTCACTGAGCCTCTTCTTAAGGTAAGCAGTATTCTTCAGGATAACTTCTCCTAGTTCCCTGATCCCCTTAGGACCGAGGCTAGCTATGTGGATCGCAGCGGCCACTGCAACTAAGGCTTCATTCGAGCATATATTAGAGGTAGCCTTGGCCCTCCTAATGTGTTGCTCCCTCGTTTGGAGTGTCATCACGAAGGCCCTCTTTCCTTCTGCATCTTTCGTCATTCCTATAATCCTCCCAGGCATCTGCCTTATCAGCTTCATATCGTTCTTGACAGCGAATATCCCCGCCCTAGGCCCACCGAAGTTCATTGGATTACCAAAGTAAGAAGCTTCACCAACGACTATGTCAGCTCCTAATTCTCCTGGGGCTTCGACTATTCCTAGAATAGTTGGATCCACCCCAACGACAAAGTATGCTCCAGCCTCATGGGCTATCTCTCCAACTTCCCTTATTTCTTCCTCTAGTAGGCCGAAGAAGTTCGGGATCTCTATGTAAACTCCAGCAGCGTCCTTAACCTTTTCCTTTAAATCCTCAACATCCACTTGTCCCCTCTCGTTCCAATTAACGGTTACTATCTCAACTTCAGGGCCTCTCGTGTAGGTTCTTAAAACTTGT
This Pyrococcus horikoshii OT3 DNA region includes the following protein-coding sequences:
- the gcvPA gene encoding aminomethyl-transferring glycine dehydrogenase subunit GcvPA, coding for MGNHYIPNSAHKEEMLKEIGLSSIEELFADIPEKFIKEELNLPEGKSEYEVFLEMNEILEKNKTVLEMPTFLGAGTYFHYIPAHVKHLIERSEFLTSYTPYQPEISQGMLQALFEYQSLIAELVGLPVVNSSMYDWGTAMAEAALMTVRLHKGKRKKFVVPKHTHPERLQVLRTYTRGPEVEIVTVNWNERGQVDVEDLKEKVKDAAGVYIEIPNFFGLLEEEIREVGEIAHEAGAYFVVGVDPTILGIVEAPGELGADIVVGEASYFGNPMNFGGPRAGIFAVKNDMKLIRQMPGRIIGMTKDAEGKRAFVMTLQTREQHIRRAKATSNICSNEALVAVAAAIHIASLGPKGIRELGEVILKNTAYLKKRLSEVAEIPFDGVNFKDVLVRFDKPYREIHEELLKRNIHGGYYVGSHFPELGEAALFAATETTRKEWVDALISALKEVI